The Streptomyces luteogriseus genome includes a window with the following:
- a CDS encoding VOC family protein, giving the protein MHPSPNLNPNPTIRHITFDCTGEPYELARFWAEFLGHPVSDIDKPGDDEVLVELPEGAPGLLFVRVEEAKATKNRIHFDVGPTGRTRAEEVERALSLGAQILTDRTLPNGRGWVVMTDPEGNEFCIERGERG; this is encoded by the coding sequence TTGCACCCGAGCCCGAATCTCAATCCCAACCCCACCATCCGCCACATCACCTTCGACTGCACGGGCGAGCCCTACGAACTGGCCCGCTTCTGGGCCGAGTTCCTGGGCCACCCCGTCTCCGACATCGACAAGCCCGGGGATGACGAGGTCCTGGTGGAACTCCCGGAGGGCGCGCCCGGCCTCCTCTTCGTCAGAGTCGAGGAGGCCAAGGCGACGAAGAACCGCATCCACTTCGACGTGGGCCCCACGGGCCGCACCCGCGCCGAGGAGGTCGAACGCGCGCTGTCCCTGGGCGCCCAGATCCTCACGGACCGCACCCTCCCGAACGGCCGAGGCTGGGTCGTGATGACGGACCCGGAGGGGAACGAGTTCTGTATCGAGCGGGGGGAGCGGGGCTGA